A stretch of DNA from Maridesulfovibrio sp.:
GCACAGTCTGCCTTCCATGATAAACTCTATTATTTCCGCAGCAGCGGATTTCCGGCTATTAGGATGTCCTTGCTGTCCTTATGCCGAGGTCTTTCACCGTCTTCCAGGCCGAGCCGGTAATCTTGTGCGCTTCCTTGAGCACATCATCCATTGCGGCCAGAAATTTGTCCACATCCACGTCATTTATCATAAGCGGAGGCAGAATCTTGACCGTATCCAGACCGTGACCGGCAACCTGGCTTAAAATGTTGTGCTTTTCAAGCAGCGGCATGGTGATCATCTGGCAGAAGAGATCGTTATTCATCTTGTGCAGCAGCTTCCAACTGGCCTTCAGAGCCATGGATTTAGGTTCTGCGAACTGCATGCCGATCATCAGTCCTTTGCCTCGAACCTCGCTGAGCATTTCGTATTTTTCGGTCAGCTTCTGCATGCCTGCGATAATACGTCCGCCCATTCTGGCAGAATTTTCCACAAGATTTTCTTTCTCCAGCACCTCAATGGTGGCCAGTCCTGCGGCCATGGCAAGGTCGTTCTGACCGAAAGTGTTGGAATGCGCGAAACAGCGTTCCATGGAATCAAAAATCTTTCCATGGATTTCACGGGTGGTGACGATTGCTCCGACGGGGATGAAACCGCCGGAAAGAGCCTTGGAAATGACCAGAATATCCGGAACAATTCCCCAATGCTCCACCGCGAACATCTTTCCGGTCCGCCCCAGCCCGCACTGAACTTCATCGGCAATCATGTAGGTGCCGTAGCGGTCACAAAGCTCCCGTGCTCCTTTAAGGTAATCATCATCGGGAACGAAAACGCCCTTGCCCTGCACGGTCTCGAAAATGAATGCTCCGACATCTCCGCCGCGAAGGGCCTCTTCAAGAGCATCAAGGTCATTGAAAGGAACGGGTATACAGCCGGGCAGCAGAGGCTCGTTACGTTCCCTGAATTCAGGGTTTGCATTTACGGAAAGCGCTCCCAGAGTCAGACCGTGGAAAGCATGATGGCAGTGTACTATCTTATGCTTGCCGCTGGCCTGGCGGGCGAACTTGAGAGCCCCTTCCACACCTTCCGTACCGGAATTGGTGAAAAAAACGGCTTCAAGATTACCCGGAGTTATCTCCGCCAGTTTTTCGGCGAGCATACCGGAAAGTACTCCGAGGTCCATCTGAACAAGGCTCGCGGTTTTGGCATCGATGGTATCATGCAGCACTCGCGCCACATGGGGGTGGTTGCGGCCTATGTTGTAGACCCCGAACCCGGCGAGGAAATCAAGAACCTTAACACCGTTGGCATCCGTAAGGTATGCCCCTTCCGCGGAAACGTAATTCCTGTCATACCCGATTACTTCCAGAACACGCACGAACTGGGGGTTAACAAACTTGCGGTGCAGGGTATAAGCCTCCGCAAGCCTTTCTTGATATTTTTCTACAATCTCAGTACTCATTCTATCAGGCTCCAGTGTACCTT
This window harbors:
- a CDS encoding aspartate aminotransferase family protein, translated to MSTEIVEKYQERLAEAYTLHRKFVNPQFVRVLEVIGYDRNYVSAEGAYLTDANGVKVLDFLAGFGVYNIGRNHPHVARVLHDTIDAKTASLVQMDLGVLSGMLAEKLAEITPGNLEAVFFTNSGTEGVEGALKFARQASGKHKIVHCHHAFHGLTLGALSVNANPEFRERNEPLLPGCIPVPFNDLDALEEALRGGDVGAFIFETVQGKGVFVPDDDYLKGARELCDRYGTYMIADEVQCGLGRTGKMFAVEHWGIVPDILVISKALSGGFIPVGAIVTTREIHGKIFDSMERCFAHSNTFGQNDLAMAAGLATIEVLEKENLVENSARMGGRIIAGMQKLTEKYEMLSEVRGKGLMIGMQFAEPKSMALKASWKLLHKMNNDLFCQMITMPLLEKHNILSQVAGHGLDTVKILPPLMINDVDVDKFLAAMDDVLKEAHKITGSAWKTVKDLGIRTARTS